The proteins below come from a single Aegilops tauschii subsp. strangulata cultivar AL8/78 chromosome 6, Aet v6.0, whole genome shotgun sequence genomic window:
- the LOC109735667 gene encoding ABC transporter G family member 37-like gives MTLLLGSPGSGKTTLLKALAGRMLDSGLKVSGRVTYNGHGMEEFVVEKAAAYVSQEDLHTGEMTVRETLAFSAECQGTGDRQDLLAELTRREREADLTPEHDIDVFMKESAIGGKSNIVTNYIMQILGLHTCSDTLVGNDMARGISGGQRKRVTIGEMLIGPARSLFMDEISNGLDSSTAFQIVNFLGQLVHILGGTAVISLLQPSPETYDLFDDVMLLSEGHVVYQGPKENVIEFFESLGFRCPQRKAIVDFLLEVTSVKDQKHYWTRDGQPYQYITVEKFTEAFHAFHVGQIILKALEIPFEKNQSLSPALTNSKYGVSKRQLVNAISAREILLMRRNSSLYMVNFAHMAMIAFIALTIFWKSNMHRDSLTDGGLYLGVLFFFVGETMFSNLGDLGGTIMKLPLFFKERDVFYPAWAYTLPQWILKIPITLVEITILVSMTYYAVGFDPNIGRFFKQYFLLLALSQMSSSLFRLIAGVTRNMFAANIFGTFTMLLLLLLGGFLLSSENFNKFWLLGYWISPLMYAQTAISTNEFTSHRWSKALPRSTEPLGTSVLKSRGIFVEAKLYWIGLGVLIGYTIIFNGLYTAAFTYFKSTLNCMTIASTSHGRGFSSLTNKALDKKFAKLSRDAPLKRSHQKRVMNEMESPTNNGRVSLPFVPLSLTFDNIRYSVDMPKENKARGETKDRLEILKGVSGCFRPGVLTALMGISGAGKTTLMDVLAGRITGGYREGTITISGYQKKQETFCRIFGYCEQSDIHSPHLTILESLLFSAWLRLPSEIDSLTRRIFVEDVLEILELTSLGGAQVGYPGGYGLSIEQRKRLTIAVELVANPSIIFMDEPTSGLDARAAAIVMRTVRNLVDTGKTVACTIHQPSIDIFETFDELFLLNRGGEEIYVGPLGEQSLNMITYFEGIGVNRIQDGYNPATWMLEVTSTLQEQMLGINLSVIFKQSELYQKNKALIKELSMPPPSSTDLHFPDEYSQSLVKQCLICLWKQNLSYWRNIHYTGSRYCITIIIALLFGTVFWDLGMKRARRQDLFNSMGSMYAAILMIGISNASGVQPVIAMERIVFYKERASQMYSSLPYTFAQVVIELPYVLVQSLIYGVLVYAMIGFEWTATKFFWYLFFMYFTFLYFTFFGMMAAGLSPSGGIAAIISSASYGLWNLFSGFLIPVSRIPIWWSWYYWICPVAWTLYGLVTSQFGDVEEKLETGETVAEFLRSYYGFKHEFLGVIATVTMGCTVAFALLFGFSIKYINFQRR, from the exons ATGACTTTGCTGTTGGGGTCTCCGGGGTCTGGGAAGACCACATTGCTCAAGGCTTTGGCCGGACGGATGCTAGACTCAGGACTCAAG GTGTCAGGGAGGGTGACCTACAACGGACACGGCATGGAGGAATTTGTCGTCGAGAAGGCAGCAGCATACGTTAGCCAGGAGGATCTCCACACCGGGGAGATGACCGTTAGGGAGACGCTCGCCTTCTCCGCCGAGTGTCAAGGCACCGGTGACCGTCAGG ATTTGTTAGCCGAGCTGACGAGAAGGGAGAGGGAAGCGGACCTGACACCGGAGCACGACATCGACGTGTTCATGAAG GAATCTGCAATTGGAGGCAAGAGCAACATAGTTACAAACTATATAATGCAG ATCTTAGGACTTCATACCTGTTCGGATACATTGGTTGGAAATGACATGGCAAGAGGTATATCCGGCGGACAAAGGAAACGTGTCACGATAG GAGAAATGCTCATTGGTCCGGCAAGATCCCTATTCATGGATGAGATCTCGAATGGGCTTGACAGCTCAACTGCATTTCAGATAGTGAATTTCCTAGGGCAATTGGTCCACATACTTGGGGGAACGGCTGTCATCTCTTTACTTCAACCATCACCTGAAACATATGATCTTTTTGATGATGTCATGCTCCTATCAGAGGGGCATGTTGTCTACCAAGGGCCCAAAGAGAACGTGATTGAGTTTTTTGAGTCCCTAGGCTTCCGATGTCCCCAGAGAAAAGCTATTGTCGACTTCTTGTTAGAA GTGACTTCAGTTAAAGATCAAAAGCATTACTGGACAAGGGATGGTCAACCTTATCAGTACATCACTGTGGAGAAATTTACAGAAGCTTTTCATGCATTTCATGTTGGTCAGATAATTCTAAAGGCCCTTGAGATCCCATTTGAGAAGAACCAGAGTCTCTCGCCAGCTCTAACCAATTCAAAATATGGTGTGAGCAAACGGCAGTTGGTCAATGCCATATCTGCTAGAGAAATCCTACTTATGAGAAGGAACTCGTCCCTATACATGGTTAATTTTGCACAT ATGGCTATGATAGCATTCATCGCGTTAACAATCTTCTGGAAAAGCAATATGCATCGCGATTCATTGACTGATGGAGGGTTATATCTGGGGGTGTTGTTTTTCTTTGTGGGTGAAACCATGTTCAGCAATTTAGGTGACCTTGGCGGAACTATCATGAAACTGCCACTTTTCTTTAAGGAAAGGGATGTTTTCTATCCGGCATGGGCGTACACTTTGCCTCAATGGATTCTTAAGATTCCCATCACCCTTGTTGAAATCACAATATTGGTTTCCATGACATATTATGCAGTTGGGTTTGACCCAAATATTGGGAG GTTCTTCAAGCAATATTTTTTGCTTCTAGCACTAAGTCAGATGTCATCTTCCTTGTTCCGGTTGATTGCTGGAGTAACGAGAAACATGTTTGCGGCAAACATCTTTGGAACATTTACAATGCTTTTGCTTTTGCTGTTAGGTGGATTTTTGCTTTCTAGCG AAAACTTCAACAAGTTTTGGTTGCTTGGATACTGGATCTCACCATTGATGTATGCACAAACTGCAATTTCGACAAATGAATTTACATCTCACCGCTGGAGTAAA GCACTTCCTAGGTCAACAGAGCCATTAGGAACAAGTGTCTTGAAATCTCGAGGGATATTTGTGGAGGCAAAATTGTACTGGATTGGCTTAGGTGTACTGATTGGATACACAATTATATTTAATGGCCTCTACACCGCAGCTTTTACATACTTCAAAAGTACGTTGAATTGCATGACTATTGCGTCGACTT CACATGGTAGAGGCTTTTCATCATTGACAAACAAGGCACTAGACAAAAAATTTGCAAAACTGAGTAGGGATGCTCCCTTAAAAAGATCTCACCAAAAAAGAGTAATGAATGAAATGGAGAGTCCTACAAACAACGGAAGGGTATCGCTTCCATTTGTGCCACTTTCACTTACCTTTGACAACATAAGGTATTCAGTAGACATGCCAAAG GAAAATAAAGCACGGGGTGAGACAAAAGATCGTTTGGAAATACTAAAGGGTGTGAGTGGTTGCTTTAGACCAGGTGTGCTGACTGCATTAATGGGCATTAGTGGTGCCGGAAAAACAACGTTGATGGATGTGTTAGCAGGAAGGATAACCGGAGGCTACAGAGAGGGGACAATAACTATCTCGGGCTACCAAAAGAAGCAAGAAACCTTTTGTCGTATATTTGGATACTGTGAGCAGTCAGATATCCACTCTCCACACTTGACTATTCTTGAGTCACTTCTATTCTCCGCGTGGCTTCGATTACCATCAGAAATTGACTCATTAACAAGAAGG ATATTTGTTGAGGACGTGTTGGAGATCTTGGAGCTCACATCATTGGGAGGTGCACAAGTTGGATATCCTGGAGGATATGGTCTCTCAATTGAGCAACGGAAGAGGCTGACCATTGCAGTAGAGCTTGTAGCTAATCCTTCTATTATTTTCATGGACGAGCCAACATCGGGGCTTGATGCTAGGGCTGCAGCAATTGTAATGAGGACTGTCAGGAACCTGGTGGACACTGGTAAAACTGTTGCCTGCACCATTCACCAGCCAAGCATAGACATATTTGAAACTTTCGATGAG CTTTTTCTACTGAACCGAGGAGGGGAGGAGATCTATGTTGGTCCACTGGGCGAGCAATCTTTGAATATGATCACATACTTTGAG GGAATAGGCGTTAATAGGATACAAGATGGGTATAACCCCGCAACTTGGATGTTGGAGGTAACCTCAACATTACAAGAGCAAATGTTGGGGATTAATCTTTCTGTAATATTCAAACAATCAGAGCTATATCA GAAGAACAAGGCCTTGATAAAGGAACTAAGTATGCCTCCTCCTAGCTCAACCGATCTCCATTTTCCTGATGAGTATTCACAATCTTTAGTGAAGCAATGCTTAATATGCTTATGGAAGCAAAACTTATCATATTGGAGGAACATTCATTACACTGGGAGTAGATATTGTATCACCATAATCATAGCACTGCTTTTTGGCACGGTATTCTGGGACCTTGGAATGAAAAG AGCGAGACGACAAGATTTGTTCAATTCCATGGGGTCCATGTACGCTGCCATTCTAATGATCGGTATTTCGAATGCATCGGGTGTCCAACCGGTGATTGCAATGGAAAGAATAGTGTTCTACAAGGAAAGAGCATCTCAAATGTACTCATCCCTACCGTATACATTTGCACAG GTTGTAATTGAGCTCCCATACGTACTCGTTCAATCTCTTATTTATGGAGTTTTGGTGTATGCAATGATAGGATTTGAGTGGACTGCAACCAAATTCTTTTGGTACTTGTTCTTCATGTACTTCACATTCTTGTACTTCACATTCTTTGGGATGATGGCTGCGGGACTTTCACCCAGTGGTGGTATCGCAGCAATTATATCATCTGCATCCTATGGCCTATGGAACTTGTTCTCTGGGTTTCTCATCCCAGTTTCT AGAATTCCTATCTGGTGGAGTTGGTATTACTGGATATGCCCGGTTGCATGGACATTGTATGGTCTAGTCACTTCACAATTTGGGGATGTCGAGGAGAAACTTGAGACTGGTGAGACTGTAGCAGAGTTCCTGAGGAGCTACTATG